CGGCGGACCTCGACCCGCTCGACCCACTTCACCCACTGGAAGCCGCGGCGGCCGGGTGCGACGAGGCGGATCGGCGCGCCGTGGCCGTGGCTGAGCCGCTCCTCGCCGACGTGCGTCGCGAGGAGGGCGTCCCGCGCCTCGTCGACGGGCAGCGACCAGCGGTACCCCGTCACCGAGACGAACCGGACGAACCGCGCGTCCCCGCGGACGCCGGCCGCGTCGAGCAGGTCGCCGACGCGGACTCCGCGCCAGCGCTGCACCGTGTACCAGCCGCTCGTGCAGTCCAGGAGCGCTTCCTTGTCGGCCGTCGAGACAGCTTCGCTGCGCTCCGGATCGAGCGCGTCGTATCCGTATTCGAGCGGCGTCTCCACCTCGCCCGCGACGGTCAGCGTCCACGCCGATCGGTCGACCGGGTCGGGGTCGTCCGCGACCCACGAGGTGACCGGAAAGCTCCCGTTGCCCGACCCCTCCCGCGGCTGCGAACCGGTGAAGCGACGGTCCCGACCGGGGGTGTCGAGGACGCGGTTCGTGAGTTCCTGGCTTCGGTAGGCCACCGCCCCGCCGAGCAGCAGGCCGGCGTACCTGAGCGTCGTTCTCCGTCCCTCGAAGTCCCGTCGTCGGGGGAGCCGAAACCGGGACCTGAGGTGCCACGCGAGCAGCGGTACGAGCACCAACCCGAACCCGACGTGCACGCTCAGGAGCGTCCAGTAGGCGAGGCGAACGTCGAGACCGAACACCCAGGCGATCCCGGTCGCGAGCGCCCCCAGCGTCGCGAGCAGCGTGAGGACCGACACGGCCGTGGATGCCCGCCACTCGCTGGGCCGGGTGAGTCGATGCCGGACCCTGGCGAGTTTGAACCCCAGCAGCGCCACGAACGTCAGTCCGAGGATCCGGTGGAGCCAGAAGAGCGGCCACCCAGAGGGCGATCCGACGGTAAACGAGACGAACCCGGTGACGACTTCGAGGACGACGACCGCGAGGAGCGACCAGTCGACGAGCCGCGGAGGCGGGCTGACGGCGTCGGCCGCGCGTCGCGCGAGGGAGGCCTCCTCGGTCTCCATACTTGAGAGATGGTCTCACACGGCAAGAAGCGTTGCGGCCGCGGGAGGTCCCGCCCCGTCCGCGCTCACCGCCCGAGCACCCATCCGAACAGCAACTTCTCGAGGTAACCGACCCGAGGCCGGGACAGAAATCCGACGCGGAGCGAGTCGAGAGACGTGGACCGCGTCACCGCTCCCGCGCGGCGACGACCGACTCACCGGCGCGGACCGAATCGCCCTCCTCGACGAGGAGGTCTTCGCGGTCGTACGTCGGCGGGAGAAGGACGTCCGCTCGGGAGCCGAAGTCGATGTGGCCGATCCGCTGGGCGCGGTCGAGGTCGTCGCCCGCCTCGACGTAGGGGTGGATCCGCCGGGCGAACGCGCCGGCGATGAGCGAGAGCTCCGCCGGGCCCTCGTCGGTCTCGACGTCGACGTCGACGCGCTCGTTTCGCTCGGACTCCTTCGAGAACGCCGGCAGGTGTTTTCCCGGCCGGTGAGTGACGCGCTCGACGCGCCCGTCGAACGGCGCGCGGTTCACGTGGACGTCGGTGACGTTCATAAATACGCCCACGCGGACCTGATCGCCCTCCTCGCGGACGACGGAGACGCGTCCGTCGGCGGGCGAGACCACGCCCGGGCCGGAGGGGCGACGCTCGGGGTCGCGGAAGAACCACGCGACGAAGCCGCCGACCGCGAGGGCGAGCAGGGACAGCGGCGGGGCGAGCACGGCCAGCACCGCCGCGGCGGCGAACGCCGGGACCGCGAACTGACGGACGCCTGGCGCGAAGCGCATCTCAGGCGAACGCCTCCCCGTCGAGTGCTGACTGCCCGCCGGCCCACGCGGCGAGCAGGTGCGTGAGGTGGAGCCGGCCGTCGTTTCCCTCCGCGAGGTCGAGGTCGGCTGCGCCGGCGAGACGGTGCAGGCGGACGAGGTTGGCCTCGCCGAACTCCTCGGGGTAGGTGTCGGCGACGCGGAGCAGTTCCGAGAGCAGTTCCTGGCCGCCGAATCCCTCCTCGTCGAGCAGTGTCGTCAACTGCTTTCTGGCGTCGCGGATCTCTCCCGTCGCAGCGGCGTCGAGCACGGCTCTGATCGCGTCGTCGTGACCGGCCGCAGACAGCGCCGTCTGCGCGGCGTCGACGGTGATCGCGCCGTCGCCCTCGACGGCGGCGTGCTGTGCGGCGAGCACTGCGTACCGGAGGTCGCCGTCGGCTTTCGAGGCGACGAGATTCAGCGCCATCGGCTCGACTTCGACTCCCTCGTCGTCGGCGACGTCCGACAGCACCGTCTCGATTTCGTCGGTCGTCGGCGCGCGAACCGGAACCGGGAAACACCGCGAGCGGATCGGCGGAATGAGCTTCGAGGGCTGCCGCGTCGTGATCACGAACTGCGTGCTCCGGTGGTACTGTTCCATCACGCGCCGGAGCGCCTGCTGGAAGTCCTCGCGGATGGTCTCGGCGTTGTCGAGCAGGACGGTCTTGTACCTTCCCGAGGCGGGTTTGTACGAGGACAGCTCCTGCATCACGTGCGAGATCATATCGCGCTTGGACCAGTCCCGCTTGTACTTGTTCCCCTTCCCGCCGCGGCGGTACTGCTTCGAGAACTCGGTCTGTCCCTGGAGAAAGCGAGAAAATCGAGGGTCTTCACGGATCTCCTTCTTGCTCCGATCGAAGAAGTCAGCGACGTTGATCTCGACCAGGTCGGCGTCGGGGTCCGCGTGCGCCTCGCGTGCCAGCGCGCGCACGGCCGCCGTCTTGCCGACGCCCGCCGGTCCCTGGACGACCAGGTTCATCGGCTCGTCGACGGTCCGAGAGAGCCGTTCTCGGACCTCCGCTTGCGGCAGTTCCGCGAGCGATGGGGCGTGCTTCTCCGTCCACAGGGGCGCGTCCATTGCCGTCGGCTAATCGGCGGGGGGGTAAGAAACTCTCCCTCTCCTCGCCGGAACTACCCCGAACGCTCGCGTGCGGCGTCGTCGCGTTCGGCGTTACCCCGCTCCTCCCGTCGGTCGGTTTTAGCGTTCGCTCGCCGTCTCGATGCTCGATCTCGGGCGTTCTCGGGCGTGTCGGTTTCGAGCAGCACTTCGAGTTTCCGCTCGAACTGCTCCTCGGAGAGGTCACCGCGCGCGTACCGGTCGCGGAGACGCGCGAGCGCCGCGTCGACGCCGTCGGTGTCGCCCCGATCGGCGGCCGCTGCCCCCGGCTGTCGGGCGTCTGTGTTCTCGTGACGATCCCTCTCTGCCCCCCGCTGCCGTCCGCGCAGCAGCGACACGAGCGGGACGATCACTGCGTAACCGATGACGAAGATGACCCAGAAGTCGATCGCAGAGAGGATCGGGACGCCGAAAAGCGAGCCGAGACCCGCCCCGAGAACCAGGAGTGCGACCGCTCCGACGACTGGATCGTCCGAATCGGCGAGATCCTCGTCCCACCAGCGATCGGATCTGGGACTCCGGCTTCCGTCCATACCGACGACCTCCGACGGGAGGAGCAAAAAGGTGTACCGTCCATCCGACACGCGTTTACCCGACCGTCACGCAGGACGGGTATGTCGATGCGCGTGACGTTTCTCGGGACGGGCGGGGCCGTACCGACGACCCAGCGTGGTCCGAGTGCGTTCCTCGTCGAACGCGAGGGGGAGCGACTGCTGTTCGATTGCGGGGAGGGGACGCAGCGGCAGATGATGCGGTTCGGAACCGGCTTTTCGGTCTCGCACCTGTTCGTCACGCACCTCCACGGCGACCACGTGCTCGGGATTCCGGGGTTGATCCAGACGATGGACTTCAACGACCGGTCGGAAGCGCTCGCGATCTACGGCCCGCCGGGATCGAAGGGCCACCTCACGAACCTCGTCGAGGCCGGCGGCTACCGGCCGGGGTTCCCGCTCACCGTTCGCGAGGCCCGCCCCGGTGCCGTCGCGCTCGACGCCGACGACTACGAGATCCGAACGTTCGCGACGGAGCACCGCAACGTCAGTTCGGTTGGCTACGCGCTCGTCGAGGACGACAGGCGCGGGCGCTTCGACCGCGAGAAGGCGGAGGACCTGGGCGTGCCCGTCGGGCCGAAGTTCGGTCGACTCCACGACGGCGAGAGCGTCGAACTGGCGGACGGAACGGTCGTCGATCCGGAGGAAGTCGTCGGCGACCCCCGTCCCGGACGGCGATTCGTCTACACGGGCGACACCCGACCCGTCGACGCCACCGTCGACGTCGTCGACGCGCCGGATTTACTCGTCCACGACGCCACGTTCGCCGAGGAGTGGGCCGACCGGGCGGGTCAGACCGGCCACTCGACGGGGCGGGAGGCCGCCGAAATAGCGAACCGCGCCGGTGCGAGGCGGCTCGCGCTCACCCACATCTCCTCGCGGTACGCCGCGGACGCCTCGCCGATCGAACGGGAGGCCAGAGAGGTCTTCGACGGCGAGACGGCGTTCGTTCCCGACGACGGCCGGACGGTCGACGTCCCGTACCCCGACGACGAGTGAGGGCGTCACCGTCGAATCGGGAACGGGCCGGTCCGAGGACTGCGTACAGGGGCGAACAGTCGGCACCCGCTCGGGCCGTCCGCCAGCGGCTCGCTCACTGGCGGCCGCTCCCTTGTCCCGCGTCGGTGTGCCGAGCAACCGCGTGTCGACGCGGGGCGAGTCTCACGTCACGCGACGTCTGGCCGGCCGATCGTATATAAACGCTCGCCGGAGCGAACCGCGTCGACCGGGTCTGCACCCGTCGGCGGACCCGGCGTGGAATATATATCCGCACGCGACCAAACGAGGGTGTGAACGACCGGACGAGCGCCCTCGACACCCTCGTCTTAGGCGTGGACATCCAGAGCGGTGACGTCCGCGGCGACGCGCCTTCCTACGCCCTCGTGGCCTTCGACGGCGAGCACGTCGACCGCGACGTCGTCTCCCACCGGAAGCTCCGCAGGCTGCTCGACCGCGAGGAGCCCGCAATGGTGGCGACGGACAATATGTACGAGCTCGCGGCCGACAAGGACGCGCTCGTCCACTTCCTGCGCGCGCTGCCGACCGAGACGAAACTGGTGCAGGTGACCGGCGCGGAGCGGCCGGAACCGCTCTCGCGAGTCGCCTCCAGACACGGCGTGCCGTACGGCAAAAAGCCGATGAAGGAGGCCGAGGCGGCGGCGCGGCTCGCGGCGGCCAACGTCGGTTACGAGGTGTCGGCCTTCGGCGACACGACGACGGTGAAGGTGTCCCGCGGACGCTCGACCGGCAAGGGCGGCTGGAGCCAGGACCGCTACACCCGGCGGATCCACGGGTCGGTGAAGCGTCGATCCCGCGAGGTGAAAGAGCGCCTGAAGCAGGCGGGCCTGGAATTCGAGACCGACGTGACCGAGAAGTACGGCGGATACGCGAACGCCGTCTTCACCGTCGAGGCGCCGCCGGCGGACATCCCCGTCTCGGAGGGGCGCTCCGGCGACACGCGGATCGAGATCGAGCGCGAGCGCCACGACGGCATCGAGTTCGAACCGCTGGTCAAGCGTCGCGACCACGTCGTCGTCGGGATCGACCCGGGCACGACGACGGCCGCGGCGGTCGTGAGCCTCGACGGGCAGGTCCTCGACGTCTACTCGACGCGGACGGCCGACACCGCCGACGTGATCGAGTGGCTGATCGAGCGCGGCCGACCCGTCGTCGTCGCGGCCGACGTGACGCCGATGCCCGAGACCGTCGAGAAGTTCCGGCGGAGCTTCGACGCCGCCGGCTGGACGCCGAACTCGGACCTCCCGATCGACGAGAAACTCCACCGGACGCGCGAGGCGGCCTACGAGAACGACCACCAGCGCGACGCGCTCGCGGCGGCGCTCTTCGCCCGCGACGACCACGAGGACCAGATCGAGCGGATCTCACAGAAGGTACCGGTGGACGTCGAGCGCGGCGAGGTGATCTCCCGCGTCGTCGCCGGCGAGGAGTCCGTGGAGGCGGTGCTCCGCGACCTCGCTGACGACGAGGAGAGCGAGGAGTCCGACTCCGAGCACGAGGAGCGCGAACTCACTGAAGAGGAAGAGGAGATCCGGCGGCTCCGCGAGCGGGTCGAGCGCCTCGAATCGCACGTCGACGACCTGAACGAGACGATCGACGAGCGCGAGGAGACCATCGAGGAGTACGAGGAGGAACTCTCCGAGGCCAAGCGCGAGGAGCGCCGGCAGGCCAGAGAGCGCCGCGAAGTCAAGCGCCTCGAACGCGAGAACGACCGGCTGGAGCGACGCGTCGAGGGGTTAGCGGACGAGAACGAGGAACTCGACGAGAAGCTAGAGCGGCTGAAGCGCCTCTGGAAACTCGATCACTCGAACTTCGCCGACGTCGACACCGACGGCGACCTCGTCTCGGTGAAGGTGATCGAGCAGTTCACCCGCGACGCCATCGAGACTGCCGACGAGGAGTACGGGCTGGCCGCCGGCGACGTGGTCTACCTCCGGGACGCCTCGGGTGCGGGCCGCTCCACCGCCGAGCGCCTCGCGGAGATCGGCCCGCGGGTCGTGCTCCGCTCCGGGGGCAACCTCTCTGAGGTGGCCGACCGGATCCTCTTCGAGCACGAGATTCCGGTCTCGCCGGCCGATGACGTCGCGATCCAGGAGGTCGACGAGCTCGCCGTCGCCAGCGAGGCCGACGTCGAGGCGGCGATCACGGACTGGGAGCGACGGGCCGAGGAGCGACAGAAGGAACGGAAGGCGTCGATGGTCGATCAGATCATCTCCGAGCACCGCGCGGAGACGCGGAGCGAGAGTCGGTAGGGCGGCCGTCGAGCGTCCTAGCCGCCTATCGCACGCCGGCGTTCGCGCCCGCCTCGTAGGGGGCGTCGGGCCGGCCGAGGAAGTAGTACGCGACGAAGCCGACGAACGGGAGGAAAAAGCAGATACCCGTCCAGCCGACCGCCGACTCGCTCCCGCGGCCGGTCGCGTCGATGTAGACCCACCCCGGGAGCGCGACGTGGGCGACGAGGAAGTACAGCGCGAAGCCGGTGAAGTACGCGAACGTCGCGAGGTCGCTGATGACGATCCACATCACCAAGAGCGGGAGCAGCGCCACCGCGACCAGCCCGATGAGGACGATGAACGGCGAACGGGTCGTTGCCATCGGGGCTCCCTTGGGACCGCGCGGGTATGATGCTTTCCAGTGCGTGCGGCTCGGAGTCGCCCGCCTCCGACGACGCCATCCCAGAAGTCATATGCCGGCGTCGCGACTTCCCTCCAGTATGGACGCCTACGACCGGATCACCCGGAACGTCTCCGAGGTGGTCACAGAGGAGGAAGTGCGCGCGCTAGCCGAGTCCCCGGACGGAAAGCGGGCGTACGTCGGCTACGAGCCCTCCGGCGTCCTCCACATCGGCCACATGCTGACGGCAAACAAACTGATCGAACTGCAGGATGCCGGCTTCGAGGTCGTCGTCCTCTTGGCCGACGTCCACGCCTACCTCAACGGGAAGGGGACGTTCGAGGAGATCCGCGAGACCGCGACCCGGATGCAGGAGCAGTTCGTCGCCTACGGCCTCGAAGCGTCCCAGACGGAGTTCGTTCTGGGCTCGGATTTCCAACTCGACGAGGAGTACGTCCTCGATCTGCACGCCCTGGAGCTTGAGACGTCGCTCTCGCGGGCCGAGCGCGCGATGGCCGAGATCGCCGGCGGCGACACCGCGACGGTCGCGCAGGCGGTCTACCCGCTGATGCAGGCGCTCGACATCGTCTACCTCGACGTCGACCTCGCGATCGGCGGGATGGAACAGCGAAAGGTCCACATGCTCGCCCGCGACACGCTGCCGAGCATCGACGCCGACTCGCCGACCTGTCTGCACACGCCGCTGATCGCGGATCTGACGACCGGCGTCGGCAAGATGTCGACCTCCTCCGGCGTCTCCATCTCGATGGAGGACGCCGAATCGGACATCGAGGAGAAAGTCAACAAGGCGTACTGCCCGCCGACGGCCGATCCCGACCCGACCGACGAGGGCGAGGAGCGGGAGAACCCGGTCCTCCAGATCTTCGAGTACCACGTCTTCCCGCGGTTCGGCGAGGTCGTCGTCGAGCGCCCCGACAAATACGGCGGCGACCTGACCTACGAGACGTACCAGGCTCTCGAAGACGACCTCGAATCCGGCGAACTCCACCCGGCGGACGCGAAGGGCGCGCTCACGGCGTACCTGAACGCCCTCATCGAACCCGGCCGCGAGAAGATCCGCCAACAACGGAACTGAGCGGGCCTGGTCGCCGCCGCGGGGCTGATTATGACGGTCCCGGCCGGACCGATTCCCAGGTCTCGACGCGGTATCGAGGGCCCGGCGGCCACACAGCGTCTGACGGCCGTCTTGCGGAGATTGATACGCCTGCCGCGTCGAAGCGTGTACGATGGGGATGAAAGAAATCGCACTCGGGGCGTACGCGCTCTGTCTCGGAGGGCTGTTCCTGTTCTCGGAGTCGGGCGTCACGACCGGGTTCGGAGTCGCGCTCATCGCGGTCACCTGGATCGCGGTCTTCTCCCGCTACCGCCTCAAACGCGCATCGCGGCAGCGAGGGTGAACGCCCCCTCGTAGAGCGCGGTGCCGACGACGACCGCCGCCGCACCGGCGTCCCTCAGCGCCCGGACGTCGTCGAGCGACGCGACGCCTCCCGACGCGACCACCGGGACGTCGACCGCGTCGACGACGCGCTTCGTCACCTCGGTCTGGACGCCCTCCTGCTTCCCCTCGACGTCGACGTCGGTGAAGAGGATCGACCCCGCGCCCAGGTCCTCGTACCTGCTGGCGGCCGCCGCCGGATCGAGGCCGGTCTCCTCGGTCCAGCCGGAGACGACGACCTCGCCGTCTCTCGCGTCGAGGCTCACCATCACCCGGCCGGGGTACGCCTCGGAGATCTCCGCGACCAACTCGGGCTCTTCGACCGCCGCCGTCCCGAGGATCACGCGCTCGACGCCGCGGTCAAGCAGGTCGGTGGCGTCGGCGGCGGTCCGGATCCCGCCGCCGAGTTGCACCGGGACGTCGACCGCGTCGACGACGGCCTCGACGGCGTCGGCGTTCTCGCGTTCGCCCTCGAACGCGCCGTCGAGGTCGACGAGGTGCAGCGTCTCCGCGCCGGCGTCGACCCAGCGTTTCGCGGCGGCGACGGGGTCGCCGTAGCGTTTCTCGGTGCCGCGTTCGCCCTGTACGAGCTGCACCACCTCGCCGTCCTGCATATCGACCGCGGGGACGACCTCGAAGTCGGGAAACGGATCGCTCATAGGGGACGCTCGGCGGCGACGCGGCCTAAAGTCTCCGGAGCGCCGCGGCGCGCGGCGAGTGTTCGGCGCGCGCTTCTCACTCTCTCGGCGGTGCTTACTCCGTCAGCGGCAGCAGTATACCGAACACGAACGGAGAGAAGAGCGCGATCACCACCCCGAGCCACTCGGCGTCCACGAGTATCGCGTGCTCCCAGGCGGGTACCGCCGTTCCGGTCGCCGCGAGCGCGAATTCGCCGAGCGCGCCCAGCGCGAACAGGCCGATGCCGAGGAGGAAACTCCGCTTCGTCAGTGTCGGAAAGTCGAGGTCGCCGTAGCGTCCCGTCATATCACTCCGGCTGTCGGCGCTGCACTACAGAATTTCGGTTGGGGAATCGACGACGGACCGGGTGGTAATCTGCGAAATCGACAGCGCTCACGTTCCCGCCGGAGCGCGGTGTTCCGCCGATCGAAAGAGCCACAACACTGCCCCGGATACGGCCGGCTATGACGACTGCCGTACTCGAACTCTTCCCGGCGCTCCTCGAACTCTCGGCGTTCGGATTGGGTGCGCTCGGACTCTCGCTGGCCGGGGCATACGTCGAGCGGTTCGCGCTCGCGACCGTCCAGCACGGGCAACCGTTACTGGGGCTCTGGGCGGCCGCGATGGGTGCTGTCGCGCTGTTCTTCGCGTACTCGCTCACGGTCGATAGAGTCCTGCCGGCGCTTCTGGAACTCACCGGACGGGCGTCGCCGGCGACCGAGTAATCGCCCGGCGCGACCAGCGGGAGCGGTCGACCGGACGATCGATGCCGGGATCATCGTCCGCTCGCGACCGCGTACGACCGTGTCGCAACCGCTTTCACGCAGGACCGAAGAGAGAGACGTAATGAGACTGTTCGGTTCGAGCGGCACTCGGGGCGTCGTCGGCGACGGCCTGACGCCCGAGTTCGTCCTCCGGATCGCCAAGGCGGCCGGCACGGTCTGGGAGACCGACCGCGCCGTCGTCGCCCGGGACGCCCGCACGACCGGCGAGATGCTTTCGAACGCGGCCACGAGCGGACTCGAGAGCGTCGGCGTCGACGTCGACCGCCTCGGCCCGACGCCGACCCCGAGCGCCGTCCGCTACGCCGGCGAGACGGCCCGCCCGGCGATCGTGATCACGGCCTCGCACAACCCGCCGGAGTACAACGGCGTGAAACTCGTCGGCGCGGACGGCGTCGAACTCGGCGTCGCCGACCTCGAAGAGATCGAGTCGCACGTGCTTGAGGACCGGTTTTCCACCGCCGCGTGGGACGCCGTCGGCGAGTCGCGGCGGATCGAGTCGGCGAACCGCGAGTACGTCGCGGACCTCCTCGACGCCGTCGACCGTGAGTCGATCGCCGCGGCCGACCTCACGGTCGCGCTCGATCCCGGTCACGGTCCGGGCGCGCTGACGAGTCCGGAGTTCTTCCGCGAACTCGGCTGCGAGGTCGTCACCGTCAACGCCAACGCCGACGGCCACTTCCCCGGCCGCCCCTCCGAACCCGTCGAGTCCAACCTGCGAGACCTCGAATCGCTGGTGCGAGCGGCCGACGCCGACGTCGGGATCGCCCACGACGGCGACGCAGACCGGGCGGTCTTCGTCGACGAGCGCGGCGAGTTCGTCGCCGGCGAGGCCTCCCTGGCCGCGCTCGCCGCCGCGGAACTGGACGCGGGCGACACCGCCGTGGCCGCGGTGAACGTCTCCCAGCGTCTCGTCGACGTCTGCGACGACGCCGGCGCGACGCTCGAACTCACGCCGATCGGCGCGACGAACATCATCACGCGAATCCGGGACCTCCACGCCGCCGGCGAGCGCGTTCCGATCGCCGGCGAGGGCAACGGCGGAATCTTCTATCCAGAGTATCGGCTGGTCCGCGACGGCGCCTACGTCGGCGCGAAGTTCCTCGAACTCGTCGCCGAGCGGCCGGCCTCGGCGGTCGTCGCTCCCTACACCGACTACGAGAACGTCCGAATCAACCTCGCATACGACTCAGAGGCGGAACTGGACGCGATGCTCGACGCCGCCCGTGACTTCGCCGAATCCGTCGACGCCGACCCGAACACGATCGACGGCTACCGCCTCGACTACGGCGACGCCTGGGTGCTCGTCCGCCCGTCCGGTACCGAACCGAAGGTGCGCGTCTACGCCGAGGCGGGCGACGCGGAACGCGCGTCGGACCTCGCCGAGCAGGCGGCCGACCGCCTGCGTGACGCGCTCGCGGAACTGTACTGACCGTTCGTCGACCACGCGGACGCTTCCGCCCGAGCCCCGCCTGCGTCACAGTGCGAGCGCGCCGAACAGCACACAGAGCGCGCCGAGCGCCAGGAGGACGAACCCGCGTTCGATCGCGACGTCGTCGCGGGGGTCGTCAGGGGCGTCGGCGCCTCCCGCCGCCGCGTTCCCGCGAGCGCCGGCCCGGTCGGTCGCGGGGTCGATCCCCTCGTCGCGCTCGGCGTCCAACCGTCGGATCGCCCGTCTCGACCGGAGGTCGCGCGCGCCGTAGTACAGACACAGCGCCCCGGCGCCGAACGCGACGACCGAGACGACCACCATCAGCCGCGAGAGCCGTCGGTCGGCCCCGTCTCCTCGTGCAGCGTCGCTTCGAGTCGGTCACGGGCGTCGCGGAGGCGCTCGAGTTCGGCCGCGGCCGCGCCGGAGTTGACTCGTTCGCGCGCCTCGGCGTCCAGTTCCTCGTGCGCGCGGGCGACGAACCGCAGTTCCTCGTAGTCGTCGCGGCGCGTG
This portion of the Halobellus litoreus genome encodes:
- the hisA gene encoding 1-(5-phosphoribosyl)-5-[(5-phosphoribosylamino)methylideneamino]imidazole-4-carboxamide isomerase, translating into MSDPFPDFEVVPAVDMQDGEVVQLVQGERGTEKRYGDPVAAAKRWVDAGAETLHLVDLDGAFEGERENADAVEAVVDAVDVPVQLGGGIRTAADATDLLDRGVERVILGTAAVEEPELVAEISEAYPGRVMVSLDARDGEVVVSGWTEETGLDPAAAASRYEDLGAGSILFTDVDVEGKQEGVQTEVTKRVVDAVDVPVVASGGVASLDDVRALRDAGAAAVVVGTALYEGAFTLAAAMRV
- the glmM gene encoding phosphoglucosamine mutase; this encodes MRLFGSSGTRGVVGDGLTPEFVLRIAKAAGTVWETDRAVVARDARTTGEMLSNAATSGLESVGVDVDRLGPTPTPSAVRYAGETARPAIVITASHNPPEYNGVKLVGADGVELGVADLEEIESHVLEDRFSTAAWDAVGESRRIESANREYVADLLDAVDRESIAAADLTVALDPGHGPGALTSPEFFRELGCEVVTVNANADGHFPGRPSEPVESNLRDLESLVRAADADVGIAHDGDADRAVFVDERGEFVAGEASLAALAAAELDAGDTAVAAVNVSQRLVDVCDDAGATLELTPIGATNIITRIRDLHAAGERVPIAGEGNGGIFYPEYRLVRDGAYVGAKFLELVAERPASAVVAPYTDYENVRINLAYDSEAELDAMLDAARDFAESVDADPNTIDGYRLDYGDAWVLVRPSGTEPKVRVYAEAGDAERASDLAEQAADRLRDALAELY
- a CDS encoding SHOCT domain-containing protein encodes the protein MDGSRSPRSDRWWDEDLADSDDPVVGAVALLVLGAGLGSLFGVPILSAIDFWVIFVIGYAVIVPLVSLLRGRQRGAERDRHENTDARQPGAAAADRGDTDGVDAALARLRDRYARGDLSEEQFERKLEVLLETDTPENARDRASRRRANAKTDRREERGNAERDDAARERSG
- a CDS encoding PLDc N-terminal domain-containing protein, producing the protein MATTRSPFIVLIGLVAVALLPLLVMWIVISDLATFAYFTGFALYFLVAHVALPGWVYIDATGRGSESAVGWTGICFFLPFVGFVAYYFLGRPDAPYEAGANAGVR
- a CDS encoding protein sorting system archaetidylserine decarboxylase codes for the protein MRFAPGVRQFAVPAFAAAAVLAVLAPPLSLLALAVGGFVAWFFRDPERRPSGPGVVSPADGRVSVVREEGDQVRVGVFMNVTDVHVNRAPFDGRVERVTHRPGKHLPAFSKESERNERVDVDVETDEGPAELSLIAGAFARRIHPYVEAGDDLDRAQRIGHIDFGSRADVLLPPTYDREDLLVEEGDSVRAGESVVAARER
- the rnz gene encoding ribonuclease Z; translated protein: MRVTFLGTGGAVPTTQRGPSAFLVEREGERLLFDCGEGTQRQMMRFGTGFSVSHLFVTHLHGDHVLGIPGLIQTMDFNDRSEALAIYGPPGSKGHLTNLVEAGGYRPGFPLTVREARPGAVALDADDYEIRTFATEHRNVSSVGYALVEDDRRGRFDREKAEDLGVPVGPKFGRLHDGESVELADGTVVDPEEVVGDPRPGRRFVYTGDTRPVDATVDVVDAPDLLVHDATFAEEWADRAGQTGHSTGREAAEIANRAGARRLALTHISSRYAADASPIEREAREVFDGETAFVPDDGRTVDVPYPDDE
- a CDS encoding DUF460 domain-containing protein: MNDRTSALDTLVLGVDIQSGDVRGDAPSYALVAFDGEHVDRDVVSHRKLRRLLDREEPAMVATDNMYELAADKDALVHFLRALPTETKLVQVTGAERPEPLSRVASRHGVPYGKKPMKEAEAAARLAAANVGYEVSAFGDTTTVKVSRGRSTGKGGWSQDRYTRRIHGSVKRRSREVKERLKQAGLEFETDVTEKYGGYANAVFTVEAPPADIPVSEGRSGDTRIEIERERHDGIEFEPLVKRRDHVVVGIDPGTTTAAAVVSLDGQVLDVYSTRTADTADVIEWLIERGRPVVVAADVTPMPETVEKFRRSFDAAGWTPNSDLPIDEKLHRTREAAYENDHQRDALAAALFARDDHEDQIERISQKVPVDVERGEVISRVVAGEESVEAVLRDLADDEESEESDSEHEERELTEEEEEIRRLRERVERLESHVDDLNETIDEREETIEEYEEELSEAKREERRQARERREVKRLERENDRLERRVEGLADENEELDEKLERLKRLWKLDHSNFADVDTDGDLVSVKVIEQFTRDAIETADEEYGLAAGDVVYLRDASGAGRSTAERLAEIGPRVVLRSGGNLSEVADRILFEHEIPVSPADDVAIQEVDELAVASEADVEAAITDWERRAEERQKERKASMVDQIISEHRAETRSESR
- a CDS encoding molybdopterin-dependent oxidoreductase, yielding METEEASLARRAADAVSPPPRLVDWSLLAVVVLEVVTGFVSFTVGSPSGWPLFWLHRILGLTFVALLGFKLARVRHRLTRPSEWRASTAVSVLTLLATLGALATGIAWVFGLDVRLAYWTLLSVHVGFGLVLVPLLAWHLRSRFRLPRRRDFEGRRTTLRYAGLLLGGAVAYRSQELTNRVLDTPGRDRRFTGSQPREGSGNGSFPVTSWVADDPDPVDRSAWTLTVAGEVETPLEYGYDALDPERSEAVSTADKEALLDCTSGWYTVQRWRGVRVGDLLDAAGVRGDARFVRFVSVTGYRWSLPVDEARDALLATHVGEERLSHGHGAPIRLVAPGRRGFQWVKWVERVEVRRRNDPAQWLVTLVSGFE
- a CDS encoding AAA family ATPase — its product is MDAPLWTEKHAPSLAELPQAEVRERLSRTVDEPMNLVVQGPAGVGKTAAVRALAREAHADPDADLVEINVADFFDRSKKEIREDPRFSRFLQGQTEFSKQYRRGGKGNKYKRDWSKRDMISHVMQELSSYKPASGRYKTVLLDNAETIREDFQQALRRVMEQYHRSTQFVITTRQPSKLIPPIRSRCFPVPVRAPTTDEIETVLSDVADDEGVEVEPMALNLVASKADGDLRYAVLAAQHAAVEGDGAITVDAAQTALSAAGHDDAIRAVLDAAATGEIRDARKQLTTLLDEEGFGGQELLSELLRVADTYPEEFGEANLVRLHRLAGAADLDLAEGNDGRLHLTHLLAAWAGGQSALDGEAFA
- a CDS encoding tyrosine--tRNA ligase, whose amino-acid sequence is MDAYDRITRNVSEVVTEEEVRALAESPDGKRAYVGYEPSGVLHIGHMLTANKLIELQDAGFEVVVLLADVHAYLNGKGTFEEIRETATRMQEQFVAYGLEASQTEFVLGSDFQLDEEYVLDLHALELETSLSRAERAMAEIAGGDTATVAQAVYPLMQALDIVYLDVDLAIGGMEQRKVHMLARDTLPSIDADSPTCLHTPLIADLTTGVGKMSTSSGVSISMEDAESDIEEKVNKAYCPPTADPDPTDEGEERENPVLQIFEYHVFPRFGEVVVERPDKYGGDLTYETYQALEDDLESGELHPADAKGALTAYLNALIEPGREKIRQQRN